Part of the Periplaneta americana isolate PAMFEO1 chromosome 4, P.americana_PAMFEO1_priV1, whole genome shotgun sequence genome is shown below.
taaatttctcgaggttttttactgatcgatttcatatggaatagcccatataatgagcatacaacatgataaaaacatgataaaaataaCGTAATTTAGGACATCAATATATCTcttttcttgtgtgactacaccctactgtcaattgattaaaaagcacacgtgtgatacatgtacatatataaaattgcaggtcttcactgataaaattataaaaataaaatctatatactatattatgtgaagagatgcattacagtctttGATCTATACTATCTGATTTGTTTGTGCCCATGTTCTTGTTTTCTCATTACTGCACGCCTTTGCAAAGTATTAGTACACCTGGCATTTAAATCCCCAAGAATCTCGTGGTGATACTAGTATTCCTAAGTGCATGTTCAAATTTGCGAGAAAACCAGCTATAATATTCATATGAATTCTCAACCATTCGACACTGTTTCATCCAGTATTCGTATTAAAATGAATAGATGTTCCTATATCTCAGCATCGCACCTCTGAAAATGTTTCATAGAGGGCCATTTGAAAGTGCTGTCACAGGGTTATGCTGCATATTTAAATACCTTCAGACTTAAAGCGTTGTTCTTGGTCCAATGCCTAGGCATTTGACAGTGGCCCGCGGTTACAGAGGTTgacagttctgcatgaaaaatagtgtatttagcaaatgCAAGCTGTTTATTGCATTTAAATcagataacgcgtgtaattacagccccttctcgaagttgactgtgcacccgaaattgtactccagccatccgtgcgctacacctctcccacctggtacaactagtcacgtagtggagatgtgccccacatgcttttctagttttttaagtcaaattaactaaatccttcactccggtgtttgtccatgtattttctcctctaaacagaatacacgggtggggaGAAAGcattttcatgagcgcagcaaaaaaccaatcgtttccattacacatttcggtattaaaatgactagtaggctacatgatttcctcgactttttccagaaatttcagtatttaagTTTTCTGTAGgatgtcctaatttcttaagttaacgtgcaatttctcttttaatttcgaaaagggttggtcgattaggttctcatttcaatcatttttaatataaaacatttccttaaacacactgactaatcacatcacaaaacccacagtactataacacactggaactgtaatgatatacagtagtccagaagcctgtgtgttctaacgcaggtcataaagagatgggGGTGTTGactgttcttttgtatattcggagagagctgctttggctgcagctctaatgcagtcttatgggacggtgaagaaaaccagttttctgctgccgactaccctatgTTGAGCTCCAggactgccgatcacagatccgaaaagtacactacagctaaaattctcgagcagttcaaggctcctacagacagtaaaatctcgaatcgaaggagaatgaattggaaaaataaatgaaacaatgaactagcttacataaaagcacgtttaacatgtttaattttttcaAGTCCATTTAAATCGCAGCTCTGCAATTCTTAGTGTAGAGCCGCCCCTGCAACAAAGCCATTCGCtgtcttgcattccaatatttttgtaTGATGTCATCTTGTAGCAATGCTGTGCATCTTTTGATGTGATCCATGTTCAACTCTTCATTTGCATCACGCAATACACAGACGGATCTATGCGAAATCCCTATTCTGTGCAGGTGGCTTGCCAATCAATCATGACCTGTTATCAGCCTGAACATCGCAACAGCAGGTTTACGTAGCCCTTGGGGGATTATCTAGGAGTTGCTGAAAGTGTTAAGCATGGAATGTTAattataagtagggaccggatttttatgtaattacatattatattcctttgaacctaaccgtatataaataacaaatctttgcgaatcttgtaattaccattaatatattaaaatttgatactacatatttttacatatttatcccacattacattttgtgacagcgacgtgagattcgaactcacgaccagcgtcccgcgagagagagcctatcgcgcgggcttcatgaagcatgagggacggcgcgacgaggggaaagggaaaggcccacgcgacaaggggagagtgcacgcgcaactgctgcatgcggagtaagggggaatggaccttctCGACCCTTCCAGAaaatgcgtcgaagtggagatatccagataattctctacacacctgtagaaggttctcgcaactatgattttgctataaaagagcaggcgccagcgaactagagcagagttttcagttattccgtcagtgagtaagccagagcaagcaagccagagttcgactcgagtgtgcgtccgcatctgcgtcagcatccgaaggcctgagttcgagtgcagtggaccgcagttggagggacctgagttcgagtgcagtggaccgcagttggagagacccgagttcgagtacagtgaactgtctctgaaggtctgtggttcgagatactgtgaactcgagtgactgagatagaagaactgtgaactgagaactggtagttctgatttgtaaatagtgcttgtaaatattagttaagattaacagttcattgttgtgcgtaataatccaagtaaactgtcattgtcgtcggtggagtgctataacgaatactttgttgagtgaagatccaattgttgacgagagcgtttaaggtgaattgtagaaaggaattattgttgtgacgaataaattacattgttgttacaataaaattcacaatattatggcttgatattacataaatctacatatttaggggttttattcatttttacttctttaaaagaaaaagaaaactgctgctggggaagtttacaatttgaagtaagcctttttacctacctgagaaaagatatatttcgggacgaaacataacatcttagttccaggaagtaaaagaggcactcatcCCTTACCGCCCActttaaatatgagtgaacaaaaggcaacctttctcatacaactactttgtattataaaaatcaagaagggaataatctcatacgcataagcggacgacatagtagtagggtctaaagaccttacaaagttacaagaaacaataaagatcatagtaaaatggtgcaatagaaacaaatttgatataaatgtgaacaagacagaaatgatgatactcaggaacggcggaagagcaccagaaacagtagaaatcgtcatgaagataagaaaataaaaaattgtaccagactacaaatatctaggcttaacaatgcaaaccagcgcagatattgatattaaatattttcatgattttacatattttggtacatattcagcttatttttcttacataaatatgtacatatttcacaccttaatattacataaaaatccggtccctaagtATGTTACATTGTTGATTGCTTCATTCCGTTTTCTCAGTTGGTTTTGGTTTTCAGGTTATGTAATTACCTTCAGTTTGTGCATTGTGTGTCTTGGCAGATATCACTTATCATAGAAGTTGTGGACTACAGATATTTTGAACCGATATTTTTTCATCTTTTCCTGGTATTCATTCTCTGTTACTGGAAATTGAGTACAGAAAAAGGGCGCATCTAAACAGGGAAATTCTTATTCTTACTGCATGAAGATAATTTCTTGGACAATAGTTTGTTGATGTcgatatttctttattgcaatgaGTAAGTTTGTCATGTAGTTTTGAGAAACCTTTTCTTCACAGCATCGCAGTTGCCAGTGACAACGGAGTGCCAGTTGAAAGAACATCACAGCGGCATAGTTCAAGCTTGGAGGAGCGTAAGTCCAGTCAGAGTCCTGAACACCGCCCCTCAGGGAAGCTTGCCCGTGAGTGCCAGATGCACAAGACATTTTCTAAACCAAAGAATAATTTGAAGACGAACTCTTGCTCTCAGACTGGAACCAAATCCTTGAAGTGCAGTGTTTGTGGTAGGACTCTCTCGAACTCCTATACTCTGAGACAGCATTTGGTCACCCATACACGCGAGAGGCCATTTAAATGCGAGTTCTGCGGGAAGTGTTACACGCAGATGGGGAACCTCAGAAGACATGAACGGAACCACACGGACAAGAAACTGCACAGATGCAATGTTTGCGACAAGTACTTGTCAACGTCACAGACTCTGAAGTTGCATGTACTGTCCCACCTGAGTGAGAAACTGTTCAAGTGTCCTATGTGTGATAAGTCTATGGCTTCGCCCAAAAGTTTCAGGATCCATGTGCGCCTGCACACAGGCCAGAATACTCACAATTGCGACATTTGTGGTAAGCGATTCGCAGACTCCGGCAACCTCGAAATTCACAGACGGAAGCACACGGGGGAGAAACCCttgaaatgcgatgtttgtgggaaaCTTTTCAGATATCGGAATTCCCTTCGTTATCATTTGCAAACTCATGGAGCAGAGGCGGTGTCTGGCCATGATTTGAAGAATGAAACTTCTTTGAAATGTTACATGGACCGAAACAGTGTGCACAAACCCTCGGACTAATTAGTTTCTGTCCGGGATTACAGCAGAATTGCAGCAGTTAGATATTTATCCAAAGATTAGAAATGTAGAATTCGTGTGGAAAGAATTTTTTATTGTGTGAACAGAAATAATATGTACAAGACACAATCAAGACTAAGCTGGATCAGTTAATTTTATAGATTGTGATATAACATTGTGTTCATATTTTATACTTCTTGGCTGCCATGAAGTAGCTAACAATGCTAAATTTAAATGCAGGGAATATGAAgacttatatgaaaatatatataaaatatcagatcacaaacatccttacaatcccaaccatgctcacaataacaatacgAACAGCATaacaggttttccccaactgtaaagctaatgtcaggtaatgtgACGAATTCGCAACCTCATGTCTCCAGATACCATCTTGGTATGAGCAATTTCAATGCTaaacaacctagtagttgatacaacatcgttaaataacgaagtaaaaaagaaTAGTAGTAAGTACAACTTCTAAATATGTGGCTACCAAGTAGGGCATCAGACATGTTACCAACCTTTGTAACTGACAGTGTTGTAGAAATACGGCAAATAAACTTGGAAAGTGTAATATTAAGGAAATGCACTTTATATTATTCGAATTACTTcattacatacagtatatgcTTGGAAATAATAGGTATAGTTAATGGAAAGTTATTGAATATCACAGGTAGTTTTTCGAACACTTATCCTTGAGTGAGGGTCCTCAGATACAAAATCAGGAACTTTTATAATCTTCTTACATCtcatgatgaaagagtaatggaacggagaaaaattctctctggcgccgggatttgaacccgggttttcagctctacgtgccgatgctttatccactaagccacaccggatacccaccctggtgtcggacagaatcgtctcagattaagtccAACTctcgggttccctctagtggccaccctctgcactacgtcatagatgtctatgaacgtaggaccgaagtccacacatgtgctgaggtgcactcgttatgagtgactagttggccgggatctgacggaataatatatatatatgatatgcataaatcacttcgtgatttaagatggcgcttattccatcggatcctggccaactagtcactcataacgagtgcacctcagcacatgtgtggacttcggtcctacgttcatagacatctatgacgtagtgcaaagggcggccactagagggaacacaagagttggaacttaatctgagatgattctgtccgacaccggggtgggtatccggtgtggcttagtggataaagcatcagcacgtagagctgaaaacccggcttcaaatcccagcgccggagagaattttactccattccattactatttcatcgtatgatgacacagaatatctgcatagaaatgtcatatatacttcggtacattaaaataatatacaatatattcttacatctcgttaaataatttctttgttttatttactgTGGTAAGATTTATTGCAGGACACTATAGTACACAACAATTTAAGAATTAGttcagatatttttttaagaatatctaCTATACTGTAGATATCTTGTCATAATTGCATGGGGACAGATTTTTCCAATCATATCATTTTGATGTTTATTTGATGCTGCTGTTTTCTGCAGTTGATAAAGGTGGAATAACATAGATTAGAACCTGGTGTCATGACTGGATATACAGGCTTAAGAATTCTGATGCCACGTCTGCTTGATATCTTTGCAATTTGCACATTTGTTGATATAAGACATATAGATTTATTGCGTGTAATACCATACTTTAAAAGTAGAATTTTAGTgaccaattaattttaatttagtaaaagtaaattcaattttcctCCTCTACCGAAGTGTAGTGATTCTCTAACACTTATTCGCGGAAATCAGTTGCCAAAACTAGCAATCGTTGACATACAATACTTTGTTGATTTCTGTAattttgtaagattttttttttgcactataGTGCATTATTTCGTACTTATTATTGTTGATGACATACCATGTAAGTTGATTATACCACAACCTGACTGGTTACTATAGAAAacgtagaaataataaaattcttatgcTTATTTGCCTCTTGGTTGTGACGCAAATACATTGGCCTAGAATAAAATCACACAACCAATTCTTAATGCATTCAAATTAGACTTATTGTATTTTCGTACgatgtttaaaattaaaaactatcttcagaaaatgtatttatattaggttggtgcataagtcCGTAGcgttttttcataagtttattaaacttATCAGgtacacataagagagaagttaatcatcagcaatatattctccttcactatttacaac
Proteins encoded:
- the LOC138698988 gene encoding zinc finger protein 891-like — protein: MKGQGRPAGSTYLSRGERSSNQNGVVMDVIKMEPDVDPLAIQSSNDTESEERKPLLLYVTQEGNLLTSHVAWIKEECVDPSCEPTLNIKHEETPVPITVPVVKCEAEEDLCGTVAVKQELKLEVTAEDDEVLPHSIAVASDNGVPVERTSQRHSSSLEERKSSQSPEHRPSGKLARECQMHKTFSKPKNNLKTNSCSQTGTKSLKCSVCGRTLSNSYTLRQHLVTHTRERPFKCEFCGKCYTQMGNLRRHERNHTDKKLHRCNVCDKYLSTSQTLKLHVLSHLSEKLFKCPMCDKSMASPKSFRIHVRLHTGQNTHNCDICGKRFADSGNLEIHRRKHTGEKPLKCDVCGKLFRYRNSLRYHLQTHGAEAVSGHDLKNETSLKCYMDRNSVHKPSD